Genomic segment of Paenibacillus sp. FSL R5-0912:
CTGCGCGAGCCTACCGGCTCAGCGGAAAGAATATAATCATCTACGATTGCATTCAGTATCATTCTCTGGCGTTCAGTTAACATGTTATTCCCTCCTATCGGCTGTGGCTCCGATTCGTTAGCACTCTAGTCAGATGAGTGCTAACCACTATTACAAAAATACCAAACTGACCTTGGCATTGTCAAGTCAGTTTCACAAATCACAAAGCACTGCCGGATGCATTTTTTTCAAGATAAAACCATTATTTCGGATATGCCCCCGCAACCATTCATCCGCTTCATCGTCAGATAGAACAGGGGGTGATGAAATGCGCTTGATGAAATCATGGTTATTTGCCATATCCGCAGTGATCCTATGTGTGCTGTTGCTTACGGCCTATACAGTGAAAACTACTCAGAACAAGTGTTACTTTGGCGAAGTGGATTATGCATCCGTCCTGCAATGGAATGGTGTCCTTTATGGCGGTGATACGGATAGTGATCTCAGCGGACTGAGCAAAGGGAAGGCTATCGGCAAGGTTACCTACAGCAAATCCGAGCACAGGTGTCCCCGTAAGAAGATGCAGGATGGAGATGCCACGAATCTGAAGACAGGTACACAGCTCTATGAAGCCGTGGGCTATAAGGTGTCGGCAAGAATCTGGGCGGGGGACCAGCTCTATGAGGCGTACAGCAACCCTACAGCCAGAACCCTCAACGATCTGCTGGATGCTGAGGGCAAAATACAGACCGTCCGTTTCATCAGCGGCAATGACGGTTCTGACCTGATGGACTTTACTCCGGAGGCCAACGCCATATTTATCCGTGAATTCCCCAAGCTGAAATACATCCCGCAAGAGGAATTATCCAAGCAGACGAAAAGCTGGGTAGGCAATCTGTACTGGATGGAAATTGAAATGAAAGACGGGTCCACCAGAAGGATTACCTATAATACAATGTTTCCTTCATTTCACTCTGCATATGCCACTCCGGAGCTGGCCGAGCTGATAGAGCAGCAGCGCAAGCTTATTTATGCCAGGTAACCGGTCAACAGCATGTGTGTGCGAAGCAGAATTGTTGTATGTTATACAACTTGAATGCTTAGATAGGCAGGTGTTCAGGCGGATTATGGGCAAGAATATAAGGTAAATGTTGTATAATGCGCAGGATTTCTCATCGAGAAGTTCTTGCGACAACAGCAGCACAGATCCAAATATTCACTATACAGAGTGAAGTGTGACGTCCTCTTATCCGCGCAAAAAAACCACTCCCCCGGAGCTTCCGATCCGTAGGGCAGTGGTTTCTTATTATATAGGTTGCCGCAGAACCTGTGGCCCCCGGATTAATCCAATCTCTTCAGCACAGCGATTTCATCGCAGGCATGCTGCTTCTTGCAGTGCACACAATCAGTCCAGACCTTCTCCGGGAAAATCTCCTTCTCCACCACATCGAAGCCGTTTCTGAGGAAGAAATCCACGGCATAGGTCAAAGCCATAATCTTCGGGATTTTCTGGCGTCTGGCTTCTTCCGTCAGCTTCTCCAGAATCATCGAGCCTACGCCTTTACCCTTGCCTTCATCGCGCAGACCGATCGAACGCACCTCTACGAGGTCGCTTCCGAGTCTGAACAAGGATCCGCAGCCGACAAATCTGCCGCCGATTTCGGCAATCACGAACTGATCAATCTGGCGGGCCAGTGCTTGCCTGGAACGGGGCAGCATAATTCCGCGCTGAGCGTATTCCTCTATCATCAGATACAGCGGCTCTACATCCTCCACTGTAGCATTTCTGCATATCACTTGCTGATCTCCCGCAGGAGATGCCTTGCGGAACATATCCGTTTTGACAAGCACTTTGACTCACCCCTCGTTGTTAATATGAATAAATATACAACAGAGTGAATTACAATTCAAGGGGTATTTTAAAATTAAACTTCTGTCAAAGCACCGACAAATTCTCCAAATACATCGTTGCCGAATAGGATTCCCTGCTTGCTCAGACGATAGGTGTCCCCGGCCTGCTCCAGCAGTCCGGCCTTAAGCATTTTATGCAGCGATCCCGCAAAAATATCCTCCAGCGACTTCCCGAATTGTGAGCGGAATGCCGTATCCGACACCCCTTCGCGCATCCGCAGGCCAACCATCATGAAATCCTCCATCGCCTCCTGCTCGGAGATAGGGAAGCTGTCCAGACGCGGCAGCCCGCTGCGCGTAGCCTCATTATACGGGTTAACGCCCTTGATATTCATATGCCGCTGCCTGCCCACATATCCGTGCGCTCCGGCACCGAGGCCATAATAATCCTCGTTGCGCCAGTAGGTAATATTGTGGCGGCTCTCCATCCCCGGCTTGGCGAAGTTGCTGATCTCATATTGCGTATATCCTGCAGCTTCCATGGTGGACATAAGCAGCAGATACATCGCCAGCTCATCCTCTTCATTCGGCAGGGGAAGTTTGTTCTTATTGAATAGAGTGTGGAACAGCGTGTTCTCCTCAACCTTAAGACTATAGATAGAATAGTGGGGAAGATCCAGTGCCAGCGCCTTGTCGATGCTCTCTCTCAGCATATCCACCGTCTGGTTCGGCAGGCCGAACATCAGATCCAGCGAAAGATTATCCAGCCCGGCCGCGCGGGCATTCTCCAGACTGCGGTAGACATCATCCACATCATGAATGCGGCCAATTCCGCTCAGCAGCTCATTCTGGAACGCCTGAACGCCGAAGCTGACCCGGTTGACGCCGCCTTCCTTCATTACTCTGAGCTTATCTATATCGGTAGTGCCGGGATTAGCTTCCATAGAGAACTCGATATTCTCATCCCACTGCGGGAAGTGTCTGCGGACCGATTGCAGGAAATATGCCATCTCATCAGGTTTTAGCACAGTAGGCGTACCGCCGCCGACAAAAATGGTCTTGATTATACCGGGAGGCGTGTTCTTCACGGTCAATTCCATCTCACGGTCAAGGGCATACAGATACTCCATGACCGGCTGGTCCTTCAGGACATAGGAATTGAAATCGCAGTAGAAGCACTTATTGGTGCAAAAAGGGATATGAATATATACGGCCTCAGGGGGACGGCCATTGTTTGCTGGGTTCATAGCTGTCTCCTTTGTTCTATTAAATGTAAAACTGTTTGCAGCCTCTGCTGCTGAAAAGCAAGTGGAAACGGCTTTGCCGTCCTCTGTAAAGAGCTTACGCTTCCGGAGCAGCGATACTACGTATCGCTTTCAGGTACCGTTTCAGCGAGAAATAGAAGGATACGTTATCATGTGAAACATATACATTCTTATAATTTAAGAAGAAACGGCTGCGCCGCCCTGCTTAGGGCGACACCCGTTTCTGCGAGAAATAAGCGATAATTATATTCTTCATCCTGTTTCTCCGGGAAATACAATATTTCCAGAAAAGGGAAGCCCTAAGGCTTCCCTTGCAGGTCTATAACCCAGCTGTCAGCTCCAAGGAGCTGACACGCTGCTACTCAATCTGAAGCACAGCCATGAACGCTTCCTGCGGCACCTCTACGCTGCCGACTTGCTTCATGCGCTTCTTACCTTCCTTCTGCTTCTCCAGCAGCTTCCGCTTACGCGAAATGTCACCGCCGTAGCATTTAGCCAGTACGTTCTTGCGCATCGCCTTAACAGTCTCACGCGCAACCACCTTCGTGCCGACGGATGCCTGGATCGGCACCTCGAACATCTGGCGCGGGATTATACCGCGCAGCTTCTCGCAGATGACCCGGCCGCGGTTATACGCGCGGTCGCGGTGAACGATGAAGGACAACGCATCGACCTGTTCATTGTTGAGCAGGATATCCATCTTCACCAGATTCGACTGGCGGTACCCGGAAATCTCATAATCGTAGGAAGCATAACCCTTTGTTCCAGATTTCAGCTGATCGAAGAAGTCATAGACAATCTCGGACAGCGGAATCTCATACGTGATGGTTACACGGTTCGTATCCAGATACTCCATGTTAACGAATTCGCCGCGTTTGTTCTGGCAAAGCTCCATAACTGTACCTACGAAGTCGTTCGGTACAATAATTCCTGCCTTCACATATGGCTCTTCAATGAAGTCAATCGTCCCGATCTCCGGATAATGCGACGGATTGTCGATCTGAATGGTCTCACCGTTAGTCAGCTTGATGCGGTAAATAACGCTTGGTGCTGTAGTAATCAGCGGCAGATTGAACTCGCGCTCAATCCGCTCCTGAATGATCTCCATGTGCAGCAGTCCAAGGAAGCCGCAACGGAAGCCAAAGCCCAGAGCACTGGAGCTCTCCGGCTCGAAGCTAAGTGAAGCATCGTTCAGCTGCAGCTTCTCCAGCGCTTCACGCAGATCATTATAATCAGAGGTCTCAATCGGATACAGACCGCAGTAGACCATCGGATTGATCTTGCGGTAGCCCGGCAGCGGTTCAGGCGTCGGATTCTTGGCATCCGTCACCGTGTCACCGACACGCGTGTCGCCTACATGCTTAATCCCGGCCACAATGAACCCGACATCGCCGATGTTCAGTTCAGGCACAATGGTCATACGCGGCATGAATGCTCCGACTTCGATAACTTCAAAGGTTTTGTCGGTTGCCATCATCTTAATCTTGGAACCGGCACGGATACTTCCGTCCATAACGCGGACATAGACGATAACGCCTTTGTACGGGTCATAGTGGGAATCGAAGATTAGAGCCTTGAGCGGTTCTTCGGAGTTGCCTGTCGGCGCCGGAACCTGCTTAACGACCTGCTCCAGAATCTCCTTGATGCCGATGCCTGCTTTGGCCGAAGCCAGAACAGCTTCGCTCGTATCCAGCCCGATTACATCCTCAATCTCCTGCTTCACCCGGTCAGGATCGGCATTCGGAAGGTCAATCTTGTTGAGCACCGGAAGAATCTCCAGATTGTTATCGAGTGCCAGATACACGTTAGCCAGGGTCTGGGCTTCAATTCCCTGTGCTGCATCCACTACCAGCAGTGCGCCTTCGCAGGCGGCAAGACTTCGGGATACCTCATAGGTGAAATCGACATGCCCCGGTGTATCAATCAGATTCAGATAATAATCCTGTCCATCGTCGGCACGATAGGTCAGGCGTACAGCCTGCAGCTTAATGGTGATACCGCGTTCTCGTTCCAGGTCCATTTGATCGAGTACCTGCTCCTGCATTTCACGCGAAGTGAGCGCACCTGTATACTCCAGAATACGGTCAGCCAGTGTCGATTTGCCATGGTCTATATGTGCAATAATCGAGAAATTGCGGATTTGTTGTTGTCGTTTCTGAACGTCAGTCATTCCTTACCCCCACAGACAGCCTAATGTTAATCCTCTTATTATAACAGTACGGGCTTCACCCATCAATCCCGCCAGCTGCAGGAAAATAAAGAAACACCCGGGGCAGCCAAAAATCACAGGAGAATCCGTAAAAAAAGAACAGCTGCACGCTCCAACTTAAGCGGCAACCGTTGCATAATGGCATATTTACTTTCGAAGTCTGTCCGGCAGCATACATACACCTCTTCACTCCTCCGATGAATCGAAGAGGGAGACCACCCAGCGGATGCTCTTCTGCGAAGCCTGCTGCAGCAGGCCGGCCGTCTTGTCCGCGAGCACATCTACGGTCGGCTTCTGTTCACCGGGAATCAGAATCTGCTCAGGACTGAGGGTGGTATAGTCCTTCACCTCCTGCTGCGGAAGGCTCCCCGTCCCGGCAGCTGTATCCGTACCAGCTGCAACCGGCTGCTGCACAGGCAGCACCTTGTAGGCCCCGGTAGCCGGATCAATGACAACCGGCACATACACATAGGCTTGCCCGCCCGGAGTTGTACCCGCGGCCGGAAGAGACGCAGCTCCTGCTGCGTTGCTCTGCCCTGCCGGGAGTTGTCCGCCGGCCGCAGTATTCCCGGCTACTGTGTTCCAGCCCGGCAGCACGCCGGAGACTCCTGAACCGCTCCCGCCGCCGAATTGCAGACCCACCAGAAGCCCGACTCCCGCCCATATCCCGACCATGACCAGCTTTTTTCCGAACCGAGTCATATTCTCCGCTCCTTTTTCAAGTGAATTAGCAGCTTAGGAAGCACCGCCTGCGGATGTCTTCGCGCTGGTGCCCTCCAGTTTGACATCGCCCTGTTCAGGCGCCGCCGCCTTCTCTGCATCCCGGCTGGCCCAGTACACATCAGCGATGGCATCTGCCAGAATATCTGCTGTCCGCTTCAGCTCTTCGGCAGAATTATCGATTCCGCCTACCTCAATCAGCACGCTGTTCGGGGATAGTGTCTGGTTATACTCCCCATTATTCCCGTTTCCTGAGGATTTCCCCCATATACCACGGGATACTCCCGGATAATTTTTCTCCAGCAGCTGATGAATCTGATTGGCGAAGGCCTCATTTTGCTTCCAGTTCTTATTCGCATGCCCGAGGATGAAATACACCTGCGCATAATTTTTACCATTGATTTCTGCTGTGGTTTTGCCATGCCGCTGCGAGTCGCGGTGGATATCGATCAGCTCACTCATTTCCTGATTGGCGGCCATCGCCGATTTCACAGTCATGCGTGAATATTTATAGGAGAAGTTCCAGTTATAATCCGGCACCTCCGTCGCGTAATCCTCCTGGGCATGGACAGTTCCTATCCCGCGGGCTTCCAGCCGCTTGGCAATATATGATCCTACCAGCATTACATTCTTGGAAGGAACCGCAGAGCTTGGATTATCACTTGCTGCGCCAAGCAGAGGATTATAGGCCTCGCGGGGATGGGAATGATAGATTAGGATACGTTTGATCGAGGTATCCCCGGTACCGTTCTCCGCATCTCCGCTCCCGGAATAACCTTCGCTCTCACCAGGGTCTGTAGCCGTACCGCTTGAATCCGGTGCAGCCGTAGCAACCGGCTGCACAACTTCTCCGCCCGGGTTGTCCGTTTCCCCTCCGGCAGGCGGATCACTAGTCCCCGCCTCTGTGCCTGTGCCCAGGTCCGTTCCCGGATCAGCACCGGTTCCCGATTCTCCACCAGCCGCTAACTCATCGACACCGGGATGATAATCCGCAGGCGCACCTGCCGTACCTGTCCCCCCGGAGCCTTCCCGCAGCAGAAAGGGATCATCTGCCGCAAGGCCGGGCATCTCACGCGATACCAGACTTTTGGGATCGCCCGGGTCGACGCTGGTGAGCAGCCGGAATACGAAGGAGGTAACCTTGTCGCCCGAGAATGCTGAAGGCTCCTCACCCTGCGGCAAATGCGGAACCTCCATGCCCAGCAGTTCCATGAAGAATCCGCTGGAGAGTGAAGCAGCCAAGCCCTTCATAGAGGGAATGGGTGAAGAGTTCAGCTTCTGTCCGGCCAATCCGCCGGCTCCAAGCAGCATGAAGAATACAAGTGAACCTCCGGCCAGCAGCAGCATCGTTCTCCCCAGCGACAGAACATCCAGCAGCCTTCCCCGCAGCCGGCCAATATTCCATAGCTGAAACCATTTTCTGTTCATGATTGTTATGTCCTCCTCTAAGCCCTCTGTAATCTCTCATACTCCAAATCTATGAGCGAAAGAGTAATGCTAGAACCTTAGAATGAGAGGACATAGAGAAGACCCGCAGGGCAGTACTGCCTTGAGGCAGACTGTGCGGGCCTGTGAAGAACGGTGAAGATCAGTGCGTGTAGGCACCAACATTGCCAGGATCTACCGCTTCATGCAGTGCAGCGTTGAGTCCGCTGGCGACAATATTGGCAATCTCTTCAATAAACTCATCGATTTCCTTGGGAGTAACGATCAGGTCATGTCCCAGCGGTTCAAGCACTTCCTTAACCAGCGCCAGCCGCTCCTGCTCGGAGATATCATCCAGCAAGCCCATAATCTCTTTGGTATGGGCACCGCCGCCTTCCATCTTCCCGAAATGATTGCTCATCATCTCCAGCACGTTGTTGACGATCGTGGAGGCGTAGCAGACAGTAGGGACACCGATGGCGATACAGGGGACACCCAGCACCTCCTTGGTCAGACCCCGCCGTTTGTTGCCGATGCCTGAACCCGGATGGATGCCGATATCGGCAATCTGGATCGTTGTATTGATTCTCTCCAGCGAACGGGAGGCCAGGGCATCAATGGCTATAATCACATCCGGCTTCGTACGGTCTACAATCCCCTGCACAACCTCACTGGACTCAATGCCGGTCAGGCCGAGCACACCCGGGGCAATCGCGCTCACATTCCGGTAGCCGGGGGAGACCTGATCAGGAACCAGCTCATAGAACTGCCGGGTAATCAGCGCATTCTCCACGACCAGCGGCCCAAGAGAGTCCGGAGTTACATTCCAGTTGCCGAGCCCTACAATAAGTACGGAGGAGTTACGGTTAATGCCGATCCTGTCCAGAAAATGCTCAAATTCACGGGCAAACACAGTGGAAACCTTCTGCTGCAGGCCGGTATCCCCTCCGCGCAGTGCCGGAACCTCCAGCGTCACGTAGTTGCCGATGGCCCGTCCGATCGCCTGGGAACCGGCATTGTCTGCTACAGCAAGCCGGGTAACCTTGATGCCATCTGCTTCTTGCACCTCTTCATTGACGCCGGGAATGGGGGCATTGGACCGCGCCTGAGCCATTTCCTTTGCTTCCACTGCCAAATCCGTACGTACCGAATACAGCTGAAGATCCAGTTCCATTATTAGTTCAGCCTCCTTAAGCATATTGCCGATAGTGTGCGAGAGAAAGCCGCTGTTTATACAATCCCTGGTGCTATAATTCAAAAGCTTTTAGTGTTGCTTTTTGCTACCCTTCATGCTAAACTATTTTAAGTTGTGAATCATATGATGATTTCGAATGTCTTCCAGGAGGTGAATGCAATGCCAAATATCAAATCCGCGGTTAAACGCGTCAAGACGATCGAGAAACGCCGTGCACTGAACGCTTCCCAGAAGTCCGCGCTTCGTACAGCTGTGAAAACTGCTGATGTAGCACTGACAGGTACGGAAGTGGAAACTGCTCACGCTGCTTTCCAAGCTGCTTCCAAAAAGCTGGACAAGGCTGTAACTAAAGGCCTGGTTCATAAAAATGCGGCTGCCCGCAAAAAATCCCGCTTGGCTAAGAAATTGAACGCTCTGAAGGCTCAAGCTTAAGCCACGGGCGACAATCATAACGAGCACTTGAAGAACCTGACCGCTATGCTGCATACGGTTAGGTTTTTTTGTGCTCTTTTTTCTTATACCGGAATAGTCCAAGAGCCTGCCCACCCGCATGGATGCGGAGCAGACAGGCTCTTAGGCTACGCTAACCTGTACCTGATTACACGCCAAGGCGAAGCATAAACATCTCCAGCCCCAGCACTTTATCGATTGCGCCTGTCTTCATCTGATAATCAAGATCGGCCAGTATGCTGAGAATCTGCCGCAGACGCTGGCTGCTGAACTTATGGGCCTGCTCTCCCGCAAGCTTGACCGCATACGGATGCAGCCCAAGCTGGGAGGCAATCTGCCCTTGCGAATAGCTCAGACCGGACAGATCCTTGACCTGCAGGATGATCCTGAACTGCCGCGCAATCAGTGCAGCGATCTTGATCGGCTCCTCCCGCTGCTTCAGCAGCTCATAGAGCGTATTCAGTGCCTTATCGAGACGCAGATTCGCGATATCCTCCACCAGCGTAAATATGTTCTGCTCCGTGCCGCGATGGACCAGACTCTCTACTGCCGCAGCATCCACCTTACCGCCAGTACCGGCGAACAGACACAGCTTGTCCATCTCTGCCGACAGGCCCTGCAGCCCGGTTCCGGCACTTGCAATGAGCACCTCAGCTGTGCCCGGAGCAGCGCTGCAGCCGCGTTCCCGGAAGCCCTTTTCCACCCAGCGCAGCAGCTCCTCCGCACCCAGCGGATTGAAGGCTAAGACGGTGCCGGAGGCCTTGGCTGTTTTGACGATTTTTTTGCGTTCATCCAGCTTATCGTTGTTCACCATAAAAACAATCACGCTGAATTCAGCAGGATGCTGCATATAATCGCTTAGCAGCTCTACACGGTGTTCAATCTTGGCGTTCTCCTTGCCTGCCGTGAACAGGGCGGCATCCCGCACCAGCAGCAGCTTGCGCTCTACCATAAACGGAACCGTCTCTGCTTCTTCTATGACGGCCTGCACCGGCGTTTCGGAGAGGTCGAAGGGAATCACCGCGAAGTCACGGTCCTCTTTGGCTATCAGGTGTTCCTCCAGCATGGCCGTGAATTCATTCATCCGGAATTTCTCGCTGCCATACAATACATACAGCGGTGAAATTTTCCCCTGTTTGATGTCTTTGGCCGCCGTTTTGGCATCCATCCCGCCACTTCCTTTTCCATTTCATTGCCTGGTTGCGTACAACGTACAACACATACATTCATACATTTTAACAAAAAAACGCCTGCAAACATAGGCAAAAACGGAGCAACCTCGGCAGCCAGGGCCAAAGTTGCTCCGTTTCAGCGGCGCATCTATATAAACGACGGAGAGGGAAGCTCTAGAAACTTACCATCCGGCGGTCATACCGATGATACTCGCAAATCCTGTAATTCCTGTCCTCATACCCTAGCATATTCCGCAGGTGCTTAAAAAGTTCCAGTTCGCGATTATTTATTGGACGTTGCCGCGTCCGGAGTAATCACGGGGCTGGACTGGGGGAAACGGAAGCTGATGGAGCAACGGAAGGAACCGGTGCTGATGTCTCTGCCGGAACCGTATATGTCTTCGTTGCCTGCGTACCATCCTGCAGCTCTGTTACATAGGTGAACTGGCTGCTATCCTCCGACCACACGCCGGAGACCCACGTCCCTTCTATGGGCAGAGAATTCAGCGCAACCCGTTCTCCCTCTGCACCGCCTGCCGGAGCGCTGTAGATCACAACCTGCTGTCCTGCCAGCTCTGCCGTATAACGTCCATCCGGAGAAGACCATGAAGGCTGGGAAGCTACCAGCGCAGGCAGCAGACCCATTGCTCCAGGCTCCGCTGCGTTCGGGTCCTGCGGAGCACCTTCCTCCGGTGCTGCGGTATCAGCCGCTGCATCCTCCTGGACCATGCCCATGAATATCTGGCTCTGGGCAGCCGGATCAGCAGCACGGTCATTATTCCCGCTGCTGGCCTTCCGGGAATTCTCTGCCGGCGGTGCTGTGGCATTGCGTTTGGCGGAAGGAGCTTGCGTTGCCGGAGGCTCCTTGGCCGGAGCCGGACCTGCGTCTGCTCCGTCAGCATTGTCTGCAACATCCGCACTATCCCCGGCAGCAGGCCCTGTACTGTTCAGAGGAGCACCTTCTTCAGCATTCGGCTCCGCCGTGGCTTGTTCTGAGAAGAAGATCTCAGCGCCGCCGTCAGTGCTGTTGTTCTGTCCTGCATCTGCCGGAGCTGCATTGTCTGCGGCTCCCGTTATCATCTTAGAGGAAGCTTCACTTCCTGCTGCATTATACGCCTGATCCATATCCGCACCCGGCATGCTCTCCGGCAGGTTGAAGATAGCGAATAACAGAATCACCGCTGCCGCAGCAGCGCCGATGCCTGTCCGTGTTGCTATTGAAGCGCCCTTGGGCTTCTTGCCGCGGGTGCTTTGGCGTGTAAAGGGAACAATCTTGGGATCTTCAGATCCCACCATAACAGGCTCCTCCCGGACGCCGCGGTCCAGCTGTTCAAGCTGCGGCAGGATAGAGTCGACCAGACTGAAGGGCGGCTTCACATCCGGTAGCTCCTCCAGTTGCCGGGAGAGCATCGTCAGCCGGTCAAAGACTTCCGCGCAGGAAGGACAATCGTCGATATGACGGAACATTTCAATCATTTCTTCCTGACTGAGATCATGATCTAAATAGCGGTGCATCCATTCCATCACCTCCGCGCACTTCATCCTGACACACCACCTTTCTGATACTCCTGAAGTCTATTCTGCAGCTGTGCCCGGGCCCTGAACAGGTAGGATTTCACCGTGTTTAAAGGCAGATCCAGACAGTCTGCAATCTCGTTGTAAGAAAAATCCTGTAAATACCGGAGTACAATCACCGTCCGGTGATGCTCAGGAAGCTGATCGATTGCCTCGCGTATATCCTCCGCCAGGTACCCCGACATCACTTCGCGCTCTACGTTATGCTTATTATCCTGGAACACCATTTCGTGCTCATCGATAGAAACAGTAGGCTTCGTTCTCCGGAACTTGTCAATACAGATGTTCGTCACAATCCGCTGAACCCATGTTTTGAACTGGGCCTTCTCCTCATAGGAGCCGATCTTGGTATACACCCGGATTAATGCCTCCTGGGATGCATCCAGAGCATCCTGTTCATTATGCAGAATGTAGAAGGCCGTCTTATACACATGTCCTTCAATTTCTCGCAATAGGGTGATTAGAGCGTCGCGATCGCCCGCTTGAGCGGCTCTGATGAGTCCCTGCTCCACCACGAAGGTTCCCCCTCTCTATGCAATCTTACTGACGCGCAAGACTGCGAATTTGTTGCAAGCCTGTAATCAATATTTTTGGAATACCAAACTTGGATAATAACGCCATAAGGAAGACCTGGTTTCCGTTTCCTGCGGCTGCCGCAGACCGGTCCATAATCCTTACTAAGCATACAGGGGATGCTTCAATCATTCAAATACTCTTTTATAGAAGTTTGTTACAAAAATGACATGGAAAACAGGCAGACCCGCGCGATAACCCCCCGCGAATGAAGACTGCCCTATAATTTATAAAGTGTAGCTGCGCACAGCAGGAGGACGGCATAATTCTCTCTGGAATCATCATCAAGCACATATACTTCACCCTGCGTAAAAAGTTGCGGATGATTATAGTTCCGGTGCAGCTTATAAAAAGCCCCTGCAGTCACCCTGCAGCCGTGTACAGCGGAGCGGATTTCTATATACTCCGCCTCTTCCATATTCAAAGTGGGATACAGCTTGCTACGAATATCGTCGCCCGGCATGGCATCACCTTTCAGGAAAGCTCATCAATTTCGGCAGGTGCTTCAGCACCCCAGTCCTAGATGTAAGTATTGCCCTGATCAGCCTTTTTCCATCATTTACACATCCGGGAAATCAAGTAAACCAAAAAAATGCCCCACCCAATAGAGGCAAGGCATTTCACATGGTATAAAGCTTCAGATACGCGAACGGCTCTGCCAGCTTACAGACCCTGGATCTCTTTGAATTTCGCCACATACTGCGCAGCCAGTTCTGTGATTTGGTCATAACGGCCTTCTTTGGCCGGTGCAGTCAGGTTACCCCCGATGCCGACAGCGATACAGCCGTTCTTGATCCACTTCTCCATATTGTTCAGATCCACGCCGCCGGTAGGCATAATGTTCACATGCGGCATCGGGCCCTTAACTGCCTTGACATAATCCGGTCCGAACGCACTGCCAGGGAACAGCTTCAGTACATCCACGCCCAGCTTCAGGGCTTCCTTCATTTCATTCAGCGTCATGCAGCCCGGCATATAAGGAATGCCGTAAAGATTACACATCTTGGCGGTATCTTCTTCAAAAGAAGGGC
This window contains:
- a CDS encoding N-acetyltransferase, translated to MFRKASPAGDQQVICRNATVEDVEPLYLMIEEYAQRGIMLPRSRQALARQIDQFVIAEIGGRFVGCGSLFRLGSDLVEVRSIGLRDEGKGKGVGSMILEKLTEEARRQKIPKIMALTYAVDFFLRNGFDVVEKEIFPEKVWTDCVHCKKQHACDEIAVLKRLD
- a CDS encoding stage II sporulation protein P: MNRKWFQLWNIGRLRGRLLDVLSLGRTMLLLAGGSLVFFMLLGAGGLAGQKLNSSPIPSMKGLAASLSSGFFMELLGMEVPHLPQGEEPSAFSGDKVTSFVFRLLTSVDPGDPKSLVSREMPGLAADDPFLLREGSGGTGTAGAPADYHPGVDELAAGGESGTGADPGTDLGTGTEAGTSDPPAGGETDNPGGEVVQPVATAAPDSSGTATDPGESEGYSGSGDAENGTGDTSIKRILIYHSHPREAYNPLLGAASDNPSSAVPSKNVMLVGSYIAKRLEARGIGTVHAQEDYATEVPDYNWNFSYKYSRMTVKSAMAANQEMSELIDIHRDSQRHGKTTAEINGKNYAQVYFILGHANKNWKQNEAFANQIHQLLEKNYPGVSRGIWGKSSGNGNNGEYNQTLSPNSVLIEVGGIDNSAEELKRTADILADAIADVYWASRDAEKAAAPEQGDVKLEGTSAKTSAGGAS
- the hemW gene encoding radical SAM family heme chaperone HemW is translated as MNPANNGRPPEAVYIHIPFCTNKCFYCDFNSYVLKDQPVMEYLYALDREMELTVKNTPPGIIKTIFVGGGTPTVLKPDEMAYFLQSVRRHFPQWDENIEFSMEANPGTTDIDKLRVMKEGGVNRVSFGVQAFQNELLSGIGRIHDVDDVYRSLENARAAGLDNLSLDLMFGLPNQTVDMLRESIDKALALDLPHYSIYSLKVEENTLFHTLFNKNKLPLPNEEDELAMYLLLMSTMEAAGYTQYEISNFAKPGMESRHNITYWRNEDYYGLGAGAHGYVGRQRHMNIKGVNPYNEATRSGLPRLDSFPISEQEAMEDFMMVGLRMREGVSDTAFRSQFGKSLEDIFAGSLHKMLKAGLLEQAGDTYRLSKQGILFGNDVFGEFVGALTEV
- the lepA gene encoding translation elongation factor 4 encodes the protein MTDVQKRQQQIRNFSIIAHIDHGKSTLADRILEYTGALTSREMQEQVLDQMDLERERGITIKLQAVRLTYRADDGQDYYLNLIDTPGHVDFTYEVSRSLAACEGALLVVDAAQGIEAQTLANVYLALDNNLEILPVLNKIDLPNADPDRVKQEIEDVIGLDTSEAVLASAKAGIGIKEILEQVVKQVPAPTGNSEEPLKALIFDSHYDPYKGVIVYVRVMDGSIRAGSKIKMMATDKTFEVIEVGAFMPRMTIVPELNIGDVGFIVAGIKHVGDTRVGDTVTDAKNPTPEPLPGYRKINPMVYCGLYPIETSDYNDLREALEKLQLNDASLSFEPESSSALGFGFRCGFLGLLHMEIIQERIEREFNLPLITTAPSVIYRIKLTNGETIQIDNPSHYPEIGTIDFIEEPYVKAGIIVPNDFVGTVMELCQNKRGEFVNMEYLDTNRVTITYEIPLSEIVYDFFDQLKSGTKGYASYDYEISGYRQSNLVKMDILLNNEQVDALSFIVHRDRAYNRGRVICEKLRGIIPRQMFEVPIQASVGTKVVARETVKAMRKNVLAKCYGGDISRKRKLLEKQKEGKKRMKQVGSVEVPQEAFMAVLQIE
- the rpsT gene encoding 30S ribosomal protein S20; protein product: MPNIKSAVKRVKTIEKRRALNASQKSALRTAVKTADVALTGTEVETAHAAFQAASKKLDKAVTKGLVHKNAAARKKSRLAKKLNALKAQA
- the gpr gene encoding GPR endopeptidase produces the protein MELDLQLYSVRTDLAVEAKEMAQARSNAPIPGVNEEVQEADGIKVTRLAVADNAGSQAIGRAIGNYVTLEVPALRGGDTGLQQKVSTVFAREFEHFLDRIGINRNSSVLIVGLGNWNVTPDSLGPLVVENALITRQFYELVPDQVSPGYRNVSAIAPGVLGLTGIESSEVVQGIVDRTKPDVIIAIDALASRSLERINTTIQIADIGIHPGSGIGNKRRGLTKEVLGVPCIAIGVPTVCYASTIVNNVLEMMSNHFGKMEGGGAHTKEIMGLLDDISEQERLALVKEVLEPLGHDLIVTPKEIDEFIEEIANIVASGLNAALHEAVDPGNVGAYTH